A section of the Microbacterium sp. MM2322 genome encodes:
- a CDS encoding DUF4191 domain-containing protein, with the protein MATRSPAPEKRPGFFSQIRSLYTFTQSEFRWLPWALIGALLVGIGVGVGIGFLVPPVQAWSVILWGVSGLLMGVLLAMILLTRLSTRVMYKKLDGMPGATGHVLSTGLGRRWVTSEMPVGVNPRTQDAVYRAVGRGGVVIIGEGARGRLTRLVNDEKKKVSRVASGINIEVLYIGDGEGDVHISKLAKTIKALPKTVDRTTLAAVVKRIDSVSQSVTSLPIPKGIDPARARAQRPR; encoded by the coding sequence ATGGCAACCCGCAGTCCCGCACCTGAGAAACGCCCTGGATTCTTCTCGCAGATCCGCTCGCTCTACACGTTCACGCAGAGCGAGTTCCGGTGGCTGCCGTGGGCTCTCATCGGGGCCCTCCTCGTCGGCATCGGCGTGGGCGTCGGCATCGGGTTCCTGGTGCCGCCGGTTCAGGCGTGGAGCGTCATCCTCTGGGGTGTCAGCGGCCTCCTGATGGGTGTCCTGCTCGCCATGATCCTGCTGACACGTTTGTCGACCCGAGTGATGTACAAGAAGCTCGACGGGATGCCGGGTGCCACCGGTCATGTCCTCTCGACCGGCCTCGGCCGCCGCTGGGTCACCTCCGAGATGCCCGTGGGCGTCAACCCGCGCACCCAGGATGCGGTCTACCGCGCGGTGGGCCGAGGTGGTGTCGTCATCATCGGAGAAGGCGCACGTGGACGCCTCACGCGCCTCGTCAACGACGAGAAGAAGAAGGTCTCCCGCGTCGCATCCGGGATCAATATCGAAGTCCTCTACATCGGCGACGGCGAGGGCGACGTCCACATCTCGAAGCTGGCGAAGACCATCAAGGCACTCCCGAAGACCGTGGATCGCACGACGCTCGCCGCCGTCGTGAAGCGGATCGATTCTGTCTCGCAGTCGGTGACCTCGCTGCCGATCCCCAAGGGCATCGACCCGGCACGTGCGCGGGCGCAACGCC
- a CDS encoding coenzyme F420-0:L-glutamate ligase — MSDAANEGKELTRAVDGATYARIPIRTHVVMPGEDIDEIVATYASAELQPGDLLFVTEKIVAITQGRSYLVEDITPRPLARFLSRYVVKTKYGIGLGMPETMEMALRECGTPRIVFAAGVAAVTKLFGRRGDFYRIAGDKARSIDGPTPHTIPPYNKAVVLGPKDPDGVASRLKQKLGGANEVAVVDINDIGGNILGSTLDKAGEQRLVRILSDNPLGQGHQSTPLGIIRSSKV; from the coding sequence ATGAGCGACGCCGCGAACGAGGGCAAGGAGCTCACGCGAGCGGTCGATGGCGCGACGTACGCCCGGATCCCGATCCGGACGCACGTCGTCATGCCGGGTGAGGACATCGACGAGATCGTCGCGACCTACGCCTCGGCGGAACTCCAGCCCGGTGACCTGCTGTTCGTGACCGAGAAGATCGTCGCGATCACTCAGGGTCGCTCGTATCTGGTCGAGGACATCACGCCGCGCCCGCTCGCCCGATTCCTGTCGCGCTACGTCGTGAAGACGAAGTACGGCATTGGTCTCGGCATGCCCGAGACGATGGAAATGGCCCTGCGCGAGTGCGGGACGCCCCGCATCGTGTTCGCCGCCGGTGTCGCCGCCGTCACGAAGCTCTTCGGCCGCCGGGGCGACTTCTACCGGATCGCAGGCGACAAGGCGCGCTCGATCGACGGGCCCACGCCGCACACGATCCCGCCGTACAACAAGGCGGTCGTTCTCGGACCGAAGGACCCGGACGGGGTCGCGTCCCGGCTGAAGCAGAAGCTGGGCGGTGCGAACGAGGTCGCCGTCGTCGACATCAACGACATCGGCGGCAACATCCTCGGGTCGACGCTCGACAAGGCGGGGGAGCAGCGGCTCGTCCGCATCCTCTCGGACAACCCGCTCGGTCAGGGCCACCAGTCCACCCCGCTCGGCATCATCCGTTCTTCGAAGGTCTGA
- the sucB gene encoding 2-oxoglutarate dehydrogenase, E2 component, dihydrolipoamide succinyltransferase, which produces MSTSVVLPALGESVTEGTVTRWLKKVGDSVQADEGLLEISTDKVDTEIPSPVSGVIEEILVDEDETVEIGAVLAKIGDGSSAPAESAPAAEEPAAEAPAAAEPAAEEPAPQEAPAESAPAAAASGDAKDIVLPELGESVTEGTVTRWLKQVGDDVAVDEPLLEISTDKVDTEIPSPIAGTLTEILVQEDETVEVGAVLARVGSGAPAAPAEPAPAAPAEEKAPEPEAPKAQEPQPAEPAAPKAEEPKPAAPQAAAPAEAAPAEDGVTYVTPLVRKLAQQHNVDLSAITGSGVGGRIRKEDVLKAAEAPQAEAAPAAAAAPAPAAVEVSPLRGTTQPMSRLRKVLASRAVESMQQTAQLTTVVEVDVTKLANYRDSVKASFHEKTGDKLSFLPFFALAAAEALKTYPVINSTVDGDQIVYPASENLSIAVDTERGLLTPVLRDAGDKNIAQIAHEIADLAGRTRNNKLKPDELAGGTFTLTNTGSRGALFDTPVVFLPQSAILGTGVVVKRPGVVSVDGKDAISVRSYVYLALSYDHRVVDGADAARFLSAMKARLEAAQFEGQLGV; this is translated from the coding sequence ATGAGCACATCCGTGGTCCTCCCCGCGCTCGGTGAGAGCGTCACTGAGGGAACGGTCACCCGCTGGCTCAAGAAGGTCGGTGATTCGGTCCAGGCCGACGAAGGTCTCCTCGAGATCTCGACCGACAAGGTCGACACGGAGATCCCCTCGCCCGTCAGCGGCGTCATCGAAGAGATCCTCGTGGACGAGGACGAGACCGTCGAGATCGGCGCCGTCCTGGCGAAGATCGGTGACGGATCGTCCGCACCCGCCGAGTCCGCACCCGCCGCCGAAGAGCCCGCTGCAGAGGCTCCCGCCGCTGCAGAGCCCGCCGCTGAGGAGCCCGCTCCGCAGGAGGCACCGGCCGAATCGGCCCCCGCAGCCGCAGCATCCGGTGACGCCAAGGACATCGTCCTCCCCGAACTGGGCGAGAGCGTCACCGAGGGCACCGTCACGCGGTGGCTCAAGCAGGTCGGTGACGATGTCGCAGTCGACGAGCCGCTTCTCGAGATCTCGACCGACAAGGTCGACACCGAGATCCCGTCGCCCATCGCGGGCACCCTGACCGAGATCCTCGTCCAGGAGGACGAGACCGTCGAGGTCGGAGCCGTTCTCGCCCGCGTGGGCTCCGGCGCCCCCGCCGCTCCCGCTGAGCCCGCCCCGGCCGCGCCCGCCGAGGAGAAGGCACCTGAGCCCGAGGCTCCGAAGGCCCAGGAGCCCCAGCCCGCCGAGCCGGCGGCCCCCAAGGCCGAAGAGCCGAAGCCCGCTGCACCCCAGGCTGCCGCACCCGCGGAGGCCGCACCGGCCGAGGACGGCGTGACGTACGTCACCCCGCTGGTGCGCAAGCTCGCGCAGCAGCACAACGTCGACCTGTCGGCGATCACGGGCAGTGGCGTCGGCGGTCGTATCCGCAAGGAAGACGTCCTGAAGGCCGCCGAGGCACCCCAGGCAGAAGCTGCTCCGGCCGCGGCCGCAGCGCCCGCGCCGGCAGCCGTCGAGGTCTCGCCGCTCCGTGGCACGACGCAGCCGATGTCGCGTCTGCGCAAGGTGTTGGCGAGCCGCGCCGTCGAGTCGATGCAGCAGACCGCTCAGCTCACGACGGTCGTCGAGGTCGATGTCACGAAGCTCGCGAACTACCGCGACTCCGTGAAGGCGTCCTTCCACGAGAAGACCGGCGACAAGCTGTCGTTCCTGCCGTTCTTCGCTCTTGCTGCCGCCGAGGCGTTGAAGACGTACCCCGTCATCAACTCGACGGTGGACGGTGACCAGATCGTCTACCCGGCGAGCGAAAACCTGTCGATCGCCGTCGACACCGAGCGTGGCCTTCTGACGCCGGTGCTTCGTGACGCCGGGGACAAGAACATCGCTCAGATCGCTCACGAGATCGCCGACCTCGCTGGCCGGACGCGCAACAACAAGCTGAAGCCCGATGAGCTCGCCGGGGGCACGTTCACGCTGACCAACACCGGTTCGCGTGGCGCGCTGTTCGACACGCCCGTCGTGTTCCTGCCGCAGTCCGCCATCCTCGGAACCGGTGTCGTGGTCAAGCGGCCCGGCGTCGTGTCGGTCGACGGGAAGGACGCCATCAGCGTCCGCTCCTACGTCTACCTCGCCCTGTCGTACGACCACCGTGTCGTCGACGGCGCCGACGCCGCGCGATTCCTGAGCGCGATGAAGGCTCGTCTCGAGGCGGCGCAGTTCGAGGGTCAGCTCGGGGTCTGA
- the lpdA gene encoding dihydrolipoyl dehydrogenase yields the protein MTRHEFDVVVLGGGSGGYAAAIRATELGKTVALVEKDKVGGTCLHRGCVPTKALLHTAEIADHVREAASVGIDAALTGFDTARMTAYREGIVAKKYRGLQSLLSTRGITVVGGAGRLGPDRTVLVGDDEYVGADVVLATGSQTRSLPGIEAGPRVLTSETALTLDVIPSSVVVLGGGVIGVEFASAWRSLGSEVLIVEALDRLLPAEDAASSKALERAYRKRGIQSALSTRCEGVSEREDGVSVSLSDGRTVEADFVLVAVGRGPVTEGLGFDEAGVTRDRGFVVVDADLQTTAPHVWAVGDIVPGLQLAHRSFQQGIFVAERIAGLSPIPVPESTIPRVSYSHPEVASVGLTEAQAREAHGDRVVSFEFNLAGNAKSEILGTAGFAKVVRIADGPVVGVHLVGDRVGELITEGQLAIGWEAHPEDIAPFVHAHPTQSEALGEAFLALAGKPLHTI from the coding sequence ATGACCCGTCACGAGTTCGACGTCGTCGTCCTGGGTGGCGGCAGCGGCGGATATGCGGCAGCGATCCGCGCGACCGAGCTCGGCAAGACGGTCGCCCTCGTCGAGAAGGACAAGGTCGGCGGCACCTGTCTGCACCGCGGATGCGTCCCGACCAAGGCGCTCCTCCACACGGCAGAGATCGCCGATCACGTGCGGGAAGCCGCGTCGGTCGGTATCGACGCCGCGCTGACGGGCTTCGACACCGCACGCATGACGGCGTACCGCGAAGGCATCGTCGCGAAGAAGTACCGCGGCCTGCAGAGTCTGCTGTCGACGCGCGGGATCACCGTGGTCGGCGGCGCAGGCCGACTGGGCCCGGATCGGACCGTACTCGTCGGCGACGACGAGTACGTCGGCGCTGATGTCGTGCTCGCGACCGGCTCTCAGACGCGATCCTTGCCCGGCATCGAGGCGGGACCCCGTGTGCTCACGAGTGAGACTGCGCTCACGCTCGACGTCATCCCGTCGTCGGTCGTGGTCCTCGGCGGTGGGGTGATCGGCGTCGAGTTCGCCAGCGCATGGCGCTCCCTCGGCAGCGAAGTCCTCATCGTCGAGGCGCTGGATCGCCTCCTTCCCGCGGAGGACGCCGCGTCGAGCAAGGCTCTGGAGCGGGCGTATCGCAAGCGCGGCATCCAGTCGGCGCTCTCGACGAGGTGCGAGGGCGTCTCCGAGCGGGAAGACGGCGTTTCCGTCAGCCTGTCGGACGGACGCACCGTCGAGGCCGATTTCGTTCTCGTCGCGGTTGGTCGAGGACCCGTGACCGAGGGGCTGGGCTTCGACGAGGCGGGCGTCACGCGGGACCGCGGCTTCGTGGTCGTCGACGCAGACCTGCAGACCACCGCACCGCATGTCTGGGCGGTCGGTGACATCGTGCCGGGGCTTCAGCTCGCGCATCGGAGCTTCCAGCAGGGGATCTTCGTCGCCGAGCGGATCGCGGGCCTGTCGCCCATCCCCGTGCCCGAGTCCACGATCCCCCGCGTGTCCTACTCGCACCCCGAGGTCGCCTCCGTCGGACTGACCGAAGCCCAGGCGCGCGAAGCCCACGGCGACCGCGTGGTGTCCTTCGAGTTCAACCTGGCGGGCAACGCCAAAAGCGAGATCCTCGGCACAGCCGGCTTCGCCAAGGTCGTGCGGATCGCGGACGGCCCCGTCGTGGGCGTCCACCTCGTCGGCGACCGCGTCGGCGAACTGATCACGGAGGGCCAACTCGCCATCGGGTGGGAAGCCCACCCCGAGGACATCGCACCGTTCGTCCACGCACACCCGACGCAGAGCGAAGCTCTGGGCGAGGCGTTCCTCGCTCTCGCAGGCAAGCCCCTCCATACCATCTGA
- a CDS encoding sugar-transfer associated ATP-grasp domain-containing protein produces the protein MSAVNRLYRRARFFVRRVVNFDSDRVLQFARQSARLSKAPLWWVVADMIWCSVRYEVTFENYSEWDFRILKGRERKTYMTDPKSFHLSRRLNDNAQRAIFDDKLEFATRFGPELGREWIDLDKTDAATFTAFIGRHPRIIAKNPGGVGGNGITLVDSAAIADPAAFREQLLADRQTLVEEVLVQHPDMAGLYPKSVNSLRMVSYLDPDGEVHVLAGVLKIGNGGVIDNFSNGGMYTMLDEHGRAIHAASDEEGRPFAEHPATGTPITGFQVPLYDEVLSLVDRLARRVPAFPYIGWDIAITPEGPVVIEGNHNSGVFQSKPSVSGIRRGLLPRYRAAMRF, from the coding sequence ATGAGCGCCGTGAACAGGCTCTACCGACGCGCCCGCTTCTTCGTGCGCCGGGTCGTGAACTTCGACAGCGACCGCGTTCTCCAGTTCGCCCGGCAGTCGGCACGGCTGTCGAAGGCGCCCCTGTGGTGGGTCGTCGCCGACATGATCTGGTGTTCTGTGCGGTACGAGGTGACCTTCGAGAACTATTCGGAGTGGGACTTCCGGATCCTCAAGGGACGCGAGCGCAAGACGTACATGACCGATCCGAAGTCGTTCCATCTGTCGCGCCGTCTGAACGACAATGCGCAGCGCGCGATCTTCGACGACAAGCTCGAGTTCGCGACGCGGTTCGGTCCCGAACTGGGCCGCGAGTGGATCGACCTCGACAAGACGGATGCCGCGACCTTCACCGCTTTCATCGGACGCCATCCGCGCATCATCGCGAAGAACCCCGGCGGCGTCGGTGGGAACGGCATCACGCTGGTGGACTCCGCGGCGATCGCCGATCCCGCGGCCTTCCGGGAGCAGTTGCTCGCCGACCGCCAGACGCTCGTCGAAGAAGTCCTGGTCCAGCATCCCGACATGGCCGGCCTCTACCCCAAGAGCGTCAATTCGCTCCGCATGGTGTCGTACCTCGACCCCGACGGTGAGGTTCACGTGCTCGCAGGCGTCTTGAAGATCGGCAACGGCGGCGTCATCGACAACTTCAGCAACGGCGGCATGTACACGATGCTCGACGAGCACGGTCGCGCGATCCATGCGGCCAGCGACGAGGAGGGGCGCCCGTTCGCGGAACACCCCGCCACGGGAACGCCCATCACGGGCTTCCAAGTCCCGCTCTACGACGAGGTGCTCTCGCTCGTCGACCGCCTCGCGCGACGCGTGCCGGCCTTCCCCTACATCGGGTGGGACATCGCCATCACGCCCGAAGGTCCCGTCGTGATCGAAGGCAACCACAACTCCGGTGTATTCCAGTCGAAGCCGTCGGTCTCCGGCATCCGTCGGGGCCTTTTGCCTCGATACCGCGCCGCGATGCGCTTCTGA
- a CDS encoding RNA polymerase sigma factor → MTSSTRTTRTRAADTVDETEAVEPAATTTPAKKAPARKAAAKKPAATKASPAKARAAKKSDDDEEDAEVDEVELDTDAADDTSDEAKKDADKADGDDEDEPAKPAFTEPLPTGAIVISSSDDDEVPVYSTQITGATADPVKDYLKQIGKVPLLNAAEEVELAMRIEAGLFAEEKLSHMTAAEKSAQLGLDLQWVARDGQRAKSHLLGANLRLVVSLAKRYTGRGMQFLDLIQEGNLGLIRAVEKFDYTKGFKFSTYATWWIRQAITRAMADQARTIRIPVHMVEVINKLARVQRQMLQDLGREPTPEELSRELDMTPEKVIEVQKYGREPISLHTPLGEDGDSEFGDLIEDTEAVVPADAVGFTMLQRQLESLLDSLSEREAGVIRMRFGLGDGQPKTLDQIGDTFGVTRERIRQIESKTMAKLRHPSRSQSLRDYLE, encoded by the coding sequence GTGACTTCGAGCACGAGGACCACCCGTACACGAGCGGCCGACACGGTCGACGAGACCGAAGCTGTCGAGCCCGCGGCGACCACCACCCCCGCGAAGAAGGCTCCGGCTCGCAAGGCCGCTGCGAAGAAGCCGGCCGCGACGAAGGCGTCCCCGGCGAAGGCGCGCGCCGCCAAGAAGTCTGACGATGACGAGGAAGATGCGGAGGTCGACGAGGTCGAACTCGACACCGACGCCGCAGACGACACGTCTGACGAAGCCAAGAAGGATGCCGACAAGGCGGACGGTGACGACGAGGACGAGCCCGCCAAGCCGGCGTTCACTGAGCCGCTTCCGACCGGCGCGATCGTCATCTCCTCGTCCGACGACGACGAGGTTCCCGTCTACTCCACCCAGATCACGGGTGCGACGGCGGACCCGGTCAAGGACTATCTGAAGCAGATCGGTAAGGTGCCGCTGCTGAACGCGGCCGAAGAGGTCGAGCTCGCGATGCGTATCGAGGCGGGTCTGTTCGCCGAAGAGAAGCTCTCGCACATGACCGCGGCCGAGAAGTCGGCGCAGTTGGGTCTCGACCTGCAGTGGGTCGCCCGCGACGGTCAGCGTGCCAAGAGCCACCTGCTCGGGGCGAACCTCCGCCTCGTCGTCTCGCTCGCCAAGCGTTACACCGGTCGCGGCATGCAGTTCCTGGACCTCATCCAGGAGGGCAACCTCGGCCTCATCCGTGCCGTCGAGAAGTTCGACTACACCAAGGGCTTCAAGTTCTCGACCTACGCCACCTGGTGGATCCGTCAGGCGATCACGCGAGCCATGGCCGACCAGGCGCGCACGATCCGCATCCCGGTCCACATGGTCGAGGTCATCAACAAGCTCGCCCGTGTGCAGCGGCAGATGCTGCAGGACCTGGGTCGCGAACCCACTCCTGAAGAGCTCAGCCGCGAGCTGGACATGACGCCCGAGAAGGTCATCGAGGTCCAGAAGTACGGCCGCGAGCCGATCTCCCTGCACACCCCGCTCGGCGAGGACGGCGACAGCGAGTTCGGTGACCTCATCGAGGACACCGAAGCAGTCGTGCCCGCGGACGCCGTCGGCTTCACGATGCTGCAGCGTCAGCTGGAGTCGCTGCTCGACTCGCTCAGCGAGCGCGAGGCGGGCGTCATCCGGATGCGTTTCGGCCTCGGCGATGGTCAGCCCAAGACGCTCGACCAGATCGGCGACACGTTCGGCGTGACGCGTGAGCGGATCCGTCAGATCGAGTCCAAGACGATGGCGAAGCTGCGACACCCGTCACGCTCGCAGTCGCTCCGGGACTACCTCGAATGA
- a CDS encoding PAC2 family protein, with translation MPLSGPLYERITTAPPVPAGLPLVVALTGFTDAGSAVSRVVDHLHTEHDPAPVVTFNPDVLFDYRARRPIITFDGDHLTDYQAPRLDLALVHDTLGQPFVLLSGYEPDFAWEAFVDTVVGLAEGLQVRSVTWVHAIPMPVPHTRPLGTTVSGNRADLTEAHSVWKPRTQVPSTAGHLLEYRLADAGVSVSGFALLIPHYLAETDFPAAAIAALDSVSVATGLVFDSDTLREENREYLEKVDGQVTASDELTAMLTNLETRYDAYMAGSTQAQPILHTGDLPSADELAAELERFLANRPSGDDDRRPGLG, from the coding sequence ATGCCCCTGTCTGGTCCCCTCTACGAGCGCATCACGACTGCGCCGCCCGTTCCGGCGGGCCTGCCTCTGGTCGTCGCGTTGACCGGCTTCACGGATGCCGGGTCCGCCGTCTCGCGCGTCGTCGACCACCTGCACACCGAGCACGACCCCGCACCGGTCGTCACTTTCAACCCCGATGTGCTCTTCGACTACCGCGCTCGGCGGCCGATCATCACGTTCGACGGCGATCACCTCACCGACTATCAGGCGCCGAGGCTCGACCTCGCGCTCGTGCACGACACGCTCGGCCAGCCCTTCGTCCTGCTCTCGGGATACGAGCCGGACTTCGCCTGGGAGGCCTTCGTCGACACGGTCGTCGGGCTCGCCGAGGGGCTGCAGGTCCGTTCGGTGACGTGGGTGCACGCGATCCCGATGCCCGTTCCGCACACCCGACCGCTCGGGACGACCGTGAGTGGCAACCGCGCCGATCTCACCGAGGCGCACTCCGTGTGGAAGCCGCGCACTCAGGTGCCGTCGACGGCCGGTCACCTCCTCGAATACCGGTTGGCGGATGCCGGCGTCTCGGTCTCCGGCTTCGCCCTTCTCATCCCGCACTACCTTGCGGAGACGGACTTCCCGGCCGCGGCGATCGCGGCCCTCGACAGCGTGTCCGTGGCCACGGGTCTCGTGTTCGACAGCGACACGCTGCGCGAGGAGAACCGGGAGTACCTGGAAAAGGTCGACGGTCAGGTCACGGCCAGCGACGAGCTCACGGCGATGTTGACGAACCTCGAGACCCGGTACGACGCGTACATGGCCGGTTCCACCCAGGCTCAGCCGATCCTCCATACGGGGGATCTTCCGTCTGCTGATGAGCTGGCGGCGGAGCTGGAGCGGTTCCTGGCCAATCGACCGTCCGGTGATGACGACCGCCGTCCTGGTCTCGGCTGA
- a CDS encoding leucyl aminopeptidase — protein MPYPELTVSTSPARDGSADAIVLALPPLDEATTVLTEWPGVEDVLRGVGFTGAAGTTVRVFAPTSTDRPLFVVGTGAAPSANAIRDAVGAAVRTTTGFARLAVAVPHAEGEWRAAAEGAVLGGYRFEDYKTGDSAKTRATQVTLHLASDVDEQELRAIDITGSAVALVKDLVNIPAEWLGPADLAESAIEAVAGLAIDVEVLDETELAAQGYGGILGVGKGSDRPPRLVRLTYSPADAARHIAVVGKGITFDTGGLSLKPPASMIGMKFDMAGAATALAVVRAAAQRELPVAVTAWLCIADNMPSGRATRPGDVLRMLDGTSVEVLNTDAEGRLVLADGLVAASRTRPDVIIDVATLTGAVIVALGNRHTGVMGDDATVARYLEAAASVGEAAWQLPLPDHMEDELDSPIADLRNAKVGDPAGGTMFAGLFLRRFVGRTTADADAPRIPWVHLDIAGSGENKSSPFGPTDKGPTAAAVRSLLAFLEAETR, from the coding sequence ATGCCGTACCCCGAGCTGACCGTGTCCACCTCCCCCGCACGCGACGGCAGCGCCGACGCAATCGTTTTGGCCCTTCCGCCGCTCGACGAGGCGACCACGGTCCTCACGGAGTGGCCGGGGGTCGAGGACGTCCTCCGCGGTGTCGGCTTCACCGGAGCGGCGGGAACCACCGTCCGAGTGTTCGCCCCCACCTCGACGGATCGTCCCCTGTTCGTCGTCGGTACCGGCGCGGCGCCGTCTGCGAACGCCATCCGGGATGCCGTCGGTGCCGCCGTCCGCACGACCACGGGCTTCGCGCGCCTCGCCGTCGCCGTGCCGCACGCCGAGGGTGAGTGGCGCGCGGCTGCTGAGGGCGCCGTGCTCGGTGGGTACCGCTTCGAGGACTACAAGACGGGCGATTCCGCCAAGACGCGCGCGACGCAGGTGACCCTGCACCTGGCGTCCGACGTCGACGAGCAGGAGCTGCGCGCCATCGACATCACCGGGTCTGCCGTCGCCCTCGTGAAGGACCTCGTCAACATCCCCGCGGAGTGGCTGGGCCCGGCAGACCTCGCCGAGAGCGCGATAGAAGCCGTCGCCGGACTCGCCATCGACGTCGAGGTGCTCGACGAGACCGAACTCGCGGCCCAGGGCTACGGCGGCATCCTCGGTGTCGGCAAGGGCTCGGACCGCCCCCCGCGCCTCGTTCGCCTCACCTACTCCCCCGCCGACGCCGCACGGCACATCGCCGTCGTCGGAAAGGGCATCACGTTCGACACCGGCGGACTGTCGCTGAAGCCCCCGGCATCCATGATCGGGATGAAGTTCGACATGGCCGGCGCAGCCACGGCGCTCGCCGTGGTTCGCGCGGCTGCCCAGCGTGAACTTCCCGTCGCCGTCACGGCCTGGCTCTGCATCGCCGACAACATGCCGTCCGGCCGCGCCACCCGTCCCGGTGACGTCCTCCGTATGCTCGACGGCACGAGCGTGGAGGTCCTCAACACGGATGCCGAGGGCCGTCTCGTCCTCGCCGACGGACTGGTGGCGGCGAGCCGCACCCGTCCCGACGTGATCATCGACGTCGCGACCCTGACGGGCGCCGTCATCGTGGCTTTGGGTAACCGCCATACGGGCGTCATGGGAGACGACGCGACCGTCGCGCGTTATCTCGAGGCCGCGGCATCCGTGGGTGAAGCCGCGTGGCAGCTGCCCCTCCCCGATCACATGGAGGACGAACTCGACTCCCCCATCGCCGATCTTCGCAATGCCAAGGTCGGCGACCCCGCCGGCGGCACGATGTTCGCGGGACTGTTCCTCCGACGCTTCGTCGGGCGGACGACAGCGGATGCCGACGCTCCCCGCATCCCGTGGGTGCACCTCGACATCGCCGGCAGTGGTGAGAACAAATCGTCGCCGTTCGGGCCGACCGACAAGGGGCCGACGGCCGCTGCCGTCCGCTCGCTCCTCGCCTTCCTCGAGGCGGAGACCCGATGA
- a CDS encoding sugar-transfer associated ATP-grasp domain-containing protein, whose protein sequence is MRRIRVRLQYLIRRARKIRPGNLVEFARTVQRVSKAPLPVIVLDMLWCSVRYDMAFRDYAVWDIRLLNAQERKTWMTHPKSFRITKMYNTPEGRSKLEDKRRFAREYADLLGRETIDLRDVDDAELADFLARHPRVLAKPNEGQGGGGIDLHDVGPDVDAAAFRSEVTAKGQTVLDEFIVQHPEMSALYPDAVNTVRLITFLDGEDRVHLLAAVLRIGNGDVIDNFASGGMFTMLDDEGVALYPGVDKNSNVYREHPVTGTSIVGFRVPQYDRVLDLVASLARRTPEAPYVGWDIAITPNGPVVIEGNHNSSVFQPKPSASGVRTGLLPVYQAAVGF, encoded by the coding sequence ATGCGCCGCATCCGCGTCCGCCTGCAGTACCTCATCCGACGTGCGCGAAAGATCCGGCCGGGCAATCTCGTCGAGTTCGCGCGAACGGTGCAGCGGGTCTCGAAAGCCCCGCTGCCGGTGATCGTGCTCGACATGCTGTGGTGCTCCGTGCGCTACGACATGGCCTTCCGCGACTACGCGGTGTGGGACATCCGTCTGCTGAACGCGCAGGAGCGGAAGACGTGGATGACGCACCCGAAGTCTTTCCGCATCACGAAGATGTACAACACGCCCGAGGGTCGTTCGAAGCTCGAGGACAAGCGCCGGTTCGCCCGCGAGTACGCCGATCTCCTCGGCCGAGAGACCATCGACCTCCGCGACGTGGATGACGCGGAACTCGCCGATTTCCTCGCGCGGCATCCGCGCGTCCTCGCGAAGCCCAACGAGGGCCAGGGCGGCGGCGGCATCGACCTCCACGACGTGGGTCCCGATGTCGACGCCGCGGCGTTCCGTTCGGAGGTCACCGCGAAGGGCCAGACCGTCCTCGACGAGTTCATCGTGCAGCACCCGGAGATGTCGGCCCTGTACCCGGACGCCGTCAACACCGTTCGGCTGATCACGTTCCTCGACGGCGAGGATCGCGTGCACCTCCTCGCGGCGGTCCTGCGCATCGGCAACGGCGACGTCATCGACAACTTCGCGTCGGGCGGCATGTTCACGATGCTCGACGACGAGGGCGTCGCGCTCTATCCCGGGGTGGACAAGAACAGCAACGTCTACCGGGAGCATCCGGTGACGGGGACTTCGATCGTCGGGTTCCGGGTACCGCAGTACGACCGTGTCCTCGATCTGGTCGCATCCCTCGCCCGACGCACGCCGGAGGCGCCGTACGTCGGGTGGGACATCGCGATCACTCCGAACGGTCCCGTGGTGATCGAGGGAAACCACAACTCGAGCGTCTTTCAGCCGAAGCCGTCCGCATCGGGCGTTCGCACCGGCCTCTTGCCCGTCTACCAGGCGGCGGTCGGCTTCTGA